The Amycolatopsis coloradensis sequence GGACGGCACCTGGACGACGTGGAACTTCAACTGCACCGTGAAGAACACCAACCCGGCACAGAACCGCGCGTTCAGCCCGGCGATCCCGATCACCTGATGAACCACCCGTGCGGGGCGGGGACGCCCGCCCCGCACGGTCTCCATCCGCGCAAGGCACGAGAGGAACACCCATGACACAGCAGGTTCGCCGGGCACTCGGGAGGTTTCCCGTTCTGGCGGGCGTCATCCTGCTCGTGGGGGTGAGCGGCGCACTGTCCTCTTCGGCCGCGACCGACCCGGCCACACCACCGCCGGCACCACTGCAAGGCGCCACGTCCGCGCACCAGAGTCTCGCGAACACCTGTGTCTTCCCGGATCCGGCTGGGGAACGACCGGTCACGATGGACGTCCAGGCGACACTGCCGAAGGTCGTCCAGACCGGAAAGCCCGTTCAGGTCAAGGACTTCTCGCTGACCTTCACCATCGGCGAAGGGTCACTCGGAGCCGTCGCCGAGGTCGCGGGCGGTGCGACCGTCGAGCTCACGGCCGCGAACGGGGACAAGAAGACCCCGATCCCGGTGTCACTGACGATCCCGGCGACGAAGGTGCCCGCCACCGGCGAACTGAAGCTGGTCGCGACGGGCACCGTCCCCGACATCCTGCTGAAGGTGCCGTCCGAACTGCGGCTGAGCACGGGCGCGCCGTCGCTCGCGCTGACCGCCGCCGAGACACCGCTGAAACCGATCACCTGCACCCAGGCGCCGGACCAGAACACGCTGCTCGGCAGTGTCGCGCTCCTGCCGCTCGGAAAGCCCAAGCCGGAGTCCGGCAAGCCCGGTGAGCAGAAGAAGCCCGGTGCCGACGCGCGAGCCGCTGATGACGTCCACGCCAACGCCCTCTACCCCATCGCGTTGCAGCCGTTCGAACTGCAGGGCACGTCGTCGATCACGAAACTCGGCGCCTTCGCCCGGCTGAAGCCCGCGTTCATGGTCAACGCGGTGTGGCACGTCGACCTGGAGAACACCGAAGGACCCGGCAAGATCACCGGCTCCGTCATGATGCCGCCGAGCACGATCACCTTCCTCGGTTTCGGCTTCGTCCCGATCACCGCGACCATGGAGCTGTTGCCGGAGGACTACGCGACCGGCAATCACATCATCGACGTCGACGGCGTTTCGATCCCGGAACCGGAGGGCAGCTCGACCGTCCTCACCCCGCTCAAGGTCTACGGGAAACTGAGCGGGGTCACCATCAACGGGGTCGGCCTCGACGTCGGCGACAACTGCCTCACCGCCGAGCCGATCAAGATCAATCTCCGCGGGGAGAAGTACGGGATGTTCACCGGTGGCGTGGTGCGCACCGATCCGAAGTGGACGGATCCCGCCTATCGGGACTTCACGCTGCCCCCGTTCTCGGGCTGTGGTGTGAAGGAGGATCTCGACTCGCTGTTGAGCGGGATGGCGTCGGGGCCGGGGAACCAGGCTTGTGTCGGGGTCAACCAGGTCGGGCTGCCCTGGGACCTGGAGCGCAAGTGCCCCAATGTGGATCCGCCGGTGGCGCGCCGCTGAGGATCGGCGAGGCCACCGATCCGGCGAACGCGCGCCGTCCGCCCGTTCACTTCGGCCAGTGCGGCACGTGTCTCGGCCGAGCGGCGCCGTCCAGGGAGGCCGCCGCGAAGCCGGGGGTTCGTCGAAGTCGCGAATGGCCGGCCCCGGCCGCCGCACCAACGCGGGCAGTGTCGAGGCGCCGGGCGATTCGCGTTACCGCAGCTACTACCGGATCGGCGAGAACGCTTTCGCAGCATTGGGGTACTTCATCTCATGAGGGAAAACCAGACGGTATCGCCCACGTTCTCGGAGGTCCTGTCGATGACCTTCGGGGAACTCACCGACATGCTGGCGGCCGTCGATCCCTCGCGGCTGGCGAGGGCGGATCCGATCGACCTGCTGGAGGCGCCCTGGGCGTTGATGGTTGCGGCACTGCGCCGAGATCGCCGGGACGTTTTTCTCCTGGCTGATGCCCTACGGCGGTTACAGCAGGCAATCCGCGACGGCGAACAGGTTCCATCTGTCCGCCACGCTGATCCTCGCCATCGGCCCGAGGACGGACATCGTTCCTGCACGACTCGCCGCCGGTCGAAACGGCACGCGACCTCCTGGCGGATCCGGCGCCAAGGCCTGAAGCCGGCGCGATCGTCGGACGACTGAGCCTGCTCAGGCAACTCCGGCGGATCGACCATCTCTTTCCCCCGTCCGCGGAAAAGGAGCGCTACGAACTATGGAAAACGCTGTGAGAGCACAGACCCGAAGACCCGCCAGCGTGCGGACGGCGCTCGTCGTCGCGCCCCTCTGCGTGGCCACCGTCCCGACGGCCCCGGCCGGGATCGCCGAGGCCGCACCGGTGACGGCGGCGGTGGGACAGGCGGTCACGCCGCCGGTCTCCTCCGAATCGGAGAAGCTGCGCGCGGCTCACCGGGGTCACCCCGGCGGCAACCAGGCCGCTACGAGCCACTCGGCGTCCACTGTGGACTCTTGCGCGGCGCCGGAAGCACCTCAGGCAGCGCGAACCCCGCTGACGCCGAAGAAGGGCTGACCCCGGCCCGCAGCGCGAGTTCCATCTCGAACCGCGCCCCCGGGTCACGCAGGTGCTCGCCGAAGGTCGCCTGCAACTGCCGCATGCGGTAGCGCACGGTCTGCGGGTGCACCTGGAGGCGCTCGGCGATGTCGACGACGTTGCCCTGGCTGTCGAGCCAGGCTCGCAGGGTTTCGAGCAGTCGCTCCCGCTGTTTCCCGGTCATCTCCGCGAGCGGGGCGAACAGGCGGTCGCGCAGCTGGCAGGTCAGCGCGGCATCGGCGTTCACGAGCAGGGTGGCGAGGTGTTCTTCGGCGCGGATCACCCGGCGGGCCTGGATGATGCCGCGTTCGGACAGGTGCAGGGCCTCGCGCGCCCAGCGGAGGGAATCGGCGACGGAGTCCAGCGGGCGGCACGGGCCGATCGAGAGCCGGTAGTCCGGCAGCGCGGCCTGCAAGGTGGCCAGCCGGGCGACGGAGATCTCGCCGGGGACCAGCACCCTCGGCTCGGCGCAGTCGAGTTCGGCGAGGACGTCTGAATCCACGGCGTTGTGCCGCCGGGGTCTGACGGTTTCGCCGATCGGGTGCAGCACCACCGGCGTCGCGCGCTCGGGCACCGTCCAGCCGGTCAGCTGCGCGAGTTCCGCGATCGCCTTCGCCGGCGCGGGCGGGGTTTCCAGCACCAGGTGCAGCAGTTTGCGGCGCCACGTGTCCAGCGCCCCCGCGGTGCGCGCCTTCGCTTCGAGGTACCCGTCCAGCGCGACGGACGCGAGTTCGTCCATGAACGCGAGCATCGCGTCGGCCAGTTGCGACATCACCGCGGACGAGAGGCCGCTGCGGCGGCCGACCCGCATGATGCGCCGCCACGAGACCCTGGCACCGACCCGGTACGCCGACTGGAGGGTGTCGAGGCTGCGGCCCTCCCGCATCTCGTTCTGCCCGAGGCGGTGGTGGACCTCGTGCGACTGTTCCTTGGAGACGCTCGGATCCGCGATCTGGGCGACGAACAACGTGATCGCGTACTCGACGCCCGCGCGGATCGACTTCCCGTACGGCCCGTCGAGCGGGCGCGCGTACGCGGGGATGGTCGCCCGGATCTCGTCGACGATCTCGTTGGCGAGACTGCCCAGTTCCGGTCGCAAAATGTCGGCGAGCTTGCGGGGAAGTGCCGCAGGGGGCTGCGCAGCGTGTTCGATTCCGCGCTCCACCGACATCGCAGCTCCTTTGCTCCGCCCAGCGTCCCGACCTCCCACGATCGTCGTGGGGTGACAACGAACACATCGCGGAGTCGCTCGTGAATGTGTCACCTTTCGCAGAAGAAACCGATTTCTTGTCATCATCGTGACAAAATCACGGGTCACCCCTGAATTTTGATGACAAGTGCCCGGCAAACGCCTCGCGCGGTACGTACGAACGGCCGATGAATACGGAGCGTCACTGCTTTCCGGTGAGCAATTCCCCGAGTACTTCGAGCACGGGCTCCAGCACGCGGACCTCGGTGCCGGCGCATTCGGTGATCCCCGCGCCCACGACCTCGAACCCGCTCAGCCCGCGAAGCATCGCCACCAGGCGCTCGATCGTCAAGCCACCGGGCTCCGGATAGTTCAGCCCGCCGAACTCCGCCGGGTCGAGCACGTCGAGATCGAGATGGACGTAGACCTTGTCCGCGCCGGCCAGCCCGGCGGCGACGTCGGCCGTCTCGACGACGAGCCCGCGGTCGACCACGGCCCGCTCGGCGTCGTCGAAGGCCCTCGTCCCCGCGAGGACGACGCGTCCGGGTTCGACCGGCGGGTTCGCGGCGAACTCCGGGTCGCCCTCGCCGAGCAGCGACCGCAGCACCATGCCGTGGAACGCGCCGGACGGCGACGTCTCCGCGGTGTTGAGGTCGGAATGCGCGTCGAACCACGCGACGCCGAGCCCCGGCCCGAAGCGGTAGCGCGCGACCCCGATCGGGATCAGCTCGACGCCGCAGTCCCCGCCGATGGTGAGCACCGGACCGCCCGGCGCTTCGAGGGCGGCGAGCTGCGCCGTGCGGTTCGCGCCGGTGAGCACCGCGCGGTTGGCGATGCCGTCGACCACGGGCGACGTCTCGCGCGTCTGGCGGATGTGGTGCACCGGCACGCCCAGCACGTGGCCCGCGAGCTCGGCGAGCGCGACGCAACCTTCGGGCAACTCCGGCGCGCGTTCGGTCAGAGCGCCCTGGAACTGGGGTACGGCATTGATCAGCACCCGGTCCAGGCTAGCGGCCGAAGGGCCCTTTCCCCGCATCAGACGTGACGAAAGGGCCCTTCACCGCGTGGCATGCGGTGAAGGGCCCTTTCAGCCCACATCACTCCAGGACGAGGAGCAGGTCCCCGCCTTCCACTTGCTGGACGGCGTTGATCGCGCGCCGCGACACCTTGCCGCCGCTCGCCGCGGTGATCGACGCCTCCATCTTCATCGCCTCGATGGTCGCGACCGTCGCACCGGCCTCGACCTCGTCGCCCTCGGACACCTGCAACGTGACCACGCCCGCGAACGGCGCGGCGATCTGCTTCGGGTCGCCCTTGTCGGCCTTCTCCGTCGCCGGGATGTCCGACGCGATCGAGGTGTCGCGGACCTGGATCGGGCGCAGCTGGCCGTTGAGCGTGGACATCACCGTGCGCAGCCCGCGCTCGTCCGCCTCGCCGATGGCCTCCAGCTCGATCAGCAGCCGGACACCCTGTTCGAGGTCGACCGAGTACTCCTCGCCCGGCCGCAGGCCGTAGAAGAAGTCCTTGGACGGCAGGACCGAGGTGTCACCGTACTGCTCGCGGTGCGCCTCGAAGTCCTTCGTGGGCCCGGGGAACAGCAGCCGGTTCAGCGTCGCGCGCCGGTTCTCGGCCAGCCCCTTGCGGTCCTCTTCGGACAGTTCCTGTACCGGCTTCGGCCGCGCCCGGCCTTCGAGTGCCTTGGTGCGGAACGGCTCCGGCCAGCCCCCGGGCGGGTCGCCCAGTTCGCCGCGCAGGAAGCCGATCACCGAGTCGGGGATGTCGAACTTGTTCGGCTCCGCCTCGAAGTCGGACGGCGAGACGCCCGCGCCGACGAGGTGCAGCGCGAGGTCACCGACCACTTTGGACGAAGGCGTGACCTTGACCAAGTGCCCGAGGATCTTGTCCGCGGCCGCGTACATCGCTTCGATGTCCTCGAACCGCTCCCCGAGACCGAGCGAAATCGCCTGGGTGCGCAGGTTCGACAGCTGACCGCCCGGGATCTCGTGGTGGTACACCCGCCCGGTCGGCGAGGAGAGCCCCGCCTCGAACGGCGCGTAGATCTTGCGCACGCTCTCCCAGTACGGCTCCAGGTCACCGATCGCCTGCAGGTCGAGCCCGGTCGGCCGGTCCGAGTGGTCGGTGGCGGCGACGAGCGCGGAAAGCGACGGCTGCGACGTCGTGCCCGCCATGGACGCGACGGCACCGTCGACGGCGTCCGCCCCGGCCTGGATCGCGGCCAGGTACGTCGCCAGCTGGCCACCCGCGGTGTCGTGCGTGTGGATATGCACCGGGAGGTCGAACTCCTTGCGCAGCGCGGAAACCAGCCGCGCCGCCGCCGGCGCCCGCAGCAGGCCCGCCATGTCCTTGATGGCCAGGACGTGCGCCCCCGCGCCGACGATCTGCTCCGCCAGCTTGAGGTAGTAGTCCAGCGTGTACAGCTTCTCCGACGGGTCCGACAGATCCGAGGTGTAGCAGAGCGCCACCTCGGCGACGGCGGTCCCGGTCTCGCGGACGGCTTCGATCGCCGGGCGCATCTGCTCGACGTCGTTGAGCGCGTCGAAGATCCGGAAGATGTCGATGCCGGTCGCCGTCGCCTCCTCGACGAAGGCGTTGGTCACCTCGGTGGGGTAGGGCGTGTACCCGACGGTGTTGCGGCCCCGCAGCAGCATCTGCAGGCAGATGTTCGGCACCGCTTCCCGCAGCTTCGCCAGCCGCTCCCACGGGTCCTCCGCCAGGAACCTCAGCGCGACGTCGTAGGTCGCGCCGCCCCAGCATTCCAGCGAAAGCAGCTGCGGCGTGGTCCGCGCGACCACCGGCGCGACCGCGAGGAGGTCCTTCGTCCGCACCCGGGTGGCGAGCAGCGACTGGTGCGCGTCACGGAAGGTGGTGTCGGTGACGCCGATGGTCGGCGACTCCCGCAGCCAGCGGGCGAAACCGTCCGGGCCCAGTTCGGTGAGCTTCTGCTTCGAACCGGGCGCCGGTTCGAGATCCTTGGGCAGCTTCGGCAGCTTGACCTGCGGGTCGAGGGTGCGCGGACGCTCGCCGTGCGGTTTGTTGACCGTCTTGTCGGCGAGGTAGGTCAGCAGCCTGGTCCCGCGGTCGGCCGAATGCCGCGCGGTGAGCAGATGCGGGCGATCTTCGATGAACGACGTCGTGACGCGGCCTTCGCGGAAGTCCGGGTCGTCGAGGACGGCCTGCAGGAACGGGATGTTCGTGGCCACACCGCGGATCCGGAACTCGGCGACCGCGCGGCGGGCACGGCCGACGGCGGTCTTGAAGTCGCGGCCGCGGCAGCTGAGCTTCACCAGCAGTGAGTCGAAGTGCGCGCTGATCTCGGTGCCGGCGAACGCCGTCCCGCCGTCGAGGCGGATACCGGAACCGCCGGGCGAGCGGTACGCGCTGATCATCCCGGTGTCCGGGCGGAAGCCGTTGGCGGGATCCTCGGTGGTGATGCGGCACTGCAGCGCGGCGCCGCGCAGGTACACCTTGTCCTGCGACAACCCCAGGTCGTCGAGCGTCTCGCCGGAGGCGATGCGCAGCTGCGACTGGACGAGGTCGACGTCGGTGACCTCCTCGGTCACGGTGTGCTCGACCTGGATACGCGGGTTCATCTCGATGAAGACGTGGTTGCCGTCCCGGTCGAGCAGGAACTCGACGGTGCCGGCGTTGCGGTAGCCGATCTGGCGGGCGAACTTCACCGCGTCGGCGCAGATCCGGTCCCGCAGTTCGGACGGCAGGTTCGGCGCCGGGGCCAGCTCGACGACCTTCTGGTGCCGCCGCTGGACCGAGCAGTCGCGCTCGAAGAGGTGGATCACGTTGCCCGCGCCGTCGGCGAGGATCTGGACCTCGATATGGCGCGGCTCGACGACGGCCTTCTCGATGAACACCGTCGGGTCGCCGAAGGCCGACTCGGCCTCGCGCGCGGCGGCTTCGATGGACTCGCGCAGCTGCGCGGGCTCCTGGACGCGGCGCATACCGCGCCCGCCACCGCCGGCGACGGCCTTCACGAAGACCGGGAAACCGATCTCCTCGGCGGCGGCGATCAGCGCGTCGACGTCGGAGGACGGTTCGGAAGAACCCAGCACCGGCACCCCGGCTTCGCGCGCGGCCTTGACCGCGCGGGCCTTGTTACCGGTCAATTCGAGGATGTCCGCGCTCGGTCCGACGAAGGTGATGCCTTCGTCCTCGCACGCGCGCGCGAGGTCCGGATTCTCGGAGAGGAAGCCGTAGCCGGGGTAAACGGCGTCCGCGCCCGCCTTCTTGGCGGCCGCGACGATCTCCTCGACCGACAGATAGGCCCGCACCGGGTGACCGGGTTCGCCGATCTCATAGGCCTCGTCGGCCTTCAGCCGGTGGAGCGAATTGCGGTCTTCGTGCGGGAACACAGCCACCGTGCCCGCGCCGAGCTCGAATCCGGCGCGGAACGCGCGGATGGCGATCTCACCCCGGTTGGCGACCAGTACCTTGCGGAACATGCCGGTCCTTCCCATCATCGGATCGGTAGGTGAGGCACGTTACCCGTTCGGTCCCGCAGGGCGGGAGTCGTTGCCCAGGTGATGGACATCATCCCCGCCTGAGTTGCACACCCGGACTCTGGAGCAGCCGGTTCGAGGTGCCCTCGTGGACCCCGGTCAGCACGTCGACCGCGGCGAGGTCCACGAGCGCCTTCGCGACGTCCGGCGCGGAGACGGCGGGATGCAGGGACCGGTACAGCGCGGCCACCCCGGCGACGTGCGCGGCGGCCGACGACGTGCCGCTGAGCACCCTTCCGCCGCTGCCACCGGCGTTGGGTCCCGGCACGTCCACGCCGGGGGCGAACAGGTCGACGACCTCGCCGTGGTTCGACGTCGACCCGACCTGGTCGCTCGCGTCGGTCGAGCCGACGGTGAGCGCTTCGGTGACCCGTCCGGGGGAGAACTTGCCCGCGTCGGTGGCCTCGCCGCCCGCCGGGAGGGCGACCGGGACGACCGCCGCGAGCGCGCGGACGGCGGCGTCGAGCTGGTCGTTGGCCGTGCCGCCGATACCGAGGACGGCCACGGCCGGCTGCTGCGCGTTCTGCGTCACCCAGTCGATACCCGCGATGATCTTGTCCGTCGCGCCGCCGCCCTGTGCGTCGATCACCCGGACCGGGACGATCTGCGCGCCCTTCGCGACCCCGAAGGTCCTCGACGCGGCGACACCGGCCAGGTACGTGCCGTGACCATTGGTGTCGGTGGTGTCCGTGCCGCCGTTGAGGAAGTCCTTACCGGGCTTCACCCGGCCGCCGAAGTCCGGATGCGCCGCGTCGACCCCGCTGTCGATCACGTAGACCGTGACGTCCTTCGCGTCGGTCTCGTAGTGGTAGAGCTGGTCGAGACCCG is a genomic window containing:
- a CDS encoding helix-turn-helix domain-containing protein: MSVERGIEHAAQPPAALPRKLADILRPELGSLANEIVDEIRATIPAYARPLDGPYGKSIRAGVEYAITLFVAQIADPSVSKEQSHEVHHRLGQNEMREGRSLDTLQSAYRVGARVSWRRIMRVGRRSGLSSAVMSQLADAMLAFMDELASVALDGYLEAKARTAGALDTWRRKLLHLVLETPPAPAKAIAELAQLTGWTVPERATPVVLHPIGETVRPRRHNAVDSDVLAELDCAEPRVLVPGEISVARLATLQAALPDYRLSIGPCRPLDSVADSLRWAREALHLSERGIIQARRVIRAEEHLATLLVNADAALTCQLRDRLFAPLAEMTGKQRERLLETLRAWLDSQGNVVDIAERLQVHPQTVRYRMRQLQATFGEHLRDPGARFEMELALRAGVSPSSASAGFALPEVLPAPRKSPQWTPSGS
- a CDS encoding pyruvate carboxylase: MFRKVLVANRGEIAIRAFRAGFELGAGTVAVFPHEDRNSLHRLKADEAYEIGEPGHPVRAYLSVEEIVAAAKKAGADAVYPGYGFLSENPDLARACEDEGITFVGPSADILELTGNKARAVKAAREAGVPVLGSSEPSSDVDALIAAAEEIGFPVFVKAVAGGGGRGMRRVQEPAQLRESIEAAAREAESAFGDPTVFIEKAVVEPRHIEVQILADGAGNVIHLFERDCSVQRRHQKVVELAPAPNLPSELRDRICADAVKFARQIGYRNAGTVEFLLDRDGNHVFIEMNPRIQVEHTVTEEVTDVDLVQSQLRIASGETLDDLGLSQDKVYLRGAALQCRITTEDPANGFRPDTGMISAYRSPGGSGIRLDGGTAFAGTEISAHFDSLLVKLSCRGRDFKTAVGRARRAVAEFRIRGVATNIPFLQAVLDDPDFREGRVTTSFIEDRPHLLTARHSADRGTRLLTYLADKTVNKPHGERPRTLDPQVKLPKLPKDLEPAPGSKQKLTELGPDGFARWLRESPTIGVTDTTFRDAHQSLLATRVRTKDLLAVAPVVARTTPQLLSLECWGGATYDVALRFLAEDPWERLAKLREAVPNICLQMLLRGRNTVGYTPYPTEVTNAFVEEATATGIDIFRIFDALNDVEQMRPAIEAVRETGTAVAEVALCYTSDLSDPSEKLYTLDYYLKLAEQIVGAGAHVLAIKDMAGLLRAPAAARLVSALRKEFDLPVHIHTHDTAGGQLATYLAAIQAGADAVDGAVASMAGTTSQPSLSALVAATDHSDRPTGLDLQAIGDLEPYWESVRKIYAPFEAGLSSPTGRVYHHEIPGGQLSNLRTQAISLGLGERFEDIEAMYAAADKILGHLVKVTPSSKVVGDLALHLVGAGVSPSDFEAEPNKFDIPDSVIGFLRGELGDPPGGWPEPFRTKALEGRARPKPVQELSEEDRKGLAENRRATLNRLLFPGPTKDFEAHREQYGDTSVLPSKDFFYGLRPGEEYSVDLEQGVRLLIELEAIGEADERGLRTVMSTLNGQLRPIQVRDTSIASDIPATEKADKGDPKQIAAPFAGVVTLQVSEGDEVEAGATVATIEAMKMEASITAASGGKVSRRAINAVQQVEGGDLLLVLE
- a CDS encoding S8 family peptidase: MAALALLVLVAQPASATEVQQNPPNWGLDRIDQRTGLDQLYHYETDAKDVTVYVIDSGVDAAHPDFGGRVKPGKDFLNGGTDTTDTNGHGTYLAGVAASRTFGVAKGAQIVPVRVIDAQGGGATDKIIAGIDWVTQNAQQPAVAVLGIGGTANDQLDAAVRALAAVVPVALPAGGEATDAGKFSPGRVTEALTVGSTDASDQVGSTSNHGEVVDLFAPGVDVPGPNAGGSGGRVLSGTSSAAAHVAGVAALYRSLHPAVSAPDVAKALVDLAAVDVLTGVHEGTSNRLLQSPGVQLRRG
- a CDS encoding DUF6801 domain-containing protein codes for the protein MTQQVRRALGRFPVLAGVILLVGVSGALSSSAATDPATPPPAPLQGATSAHQSLANTCVFPDPAGERPVTMDVQATLPKVVQTGKPVQVKDFSLTFTIGEGSLGAVAEVAGGATVELTAANGDKKTPIPVSLTIPATKVPATGELKLVATGTVPDILLKVPSELRLSTGAPSLALTAAETPLKPITCTQAPDQNTLLGSVALLPLGKPKPESGKPGEQKKPGADARAADDVHANALYPIALQPFELQGTSSITKLGAFARLKPAFMVNAVWHVDLENTEGPGKITGSVMMPPSTITFLGFGFVPITATMELLPEDYATGNHIIDVDGVSIPEPEGSSTVLTPLKVYGKLSGVTINGVGLDVGDNCLTAEPIKINLRGEKYGMFTGGVVRTDPKWTDPAYRDFTLPPFSGCGVKEDLDSLLSGMASGPGNQACVGVNQVGLPWDLERKCPNVDPPVARR
- a CDS encoding arginase family protein, giving the protein MLINAVPQFQGALTERAPELPEGCVALAELAGHVLGVPVHHIRQTRETSPVVDGIANRAVLTGANRTAQLAALEAPGGPVLTIGGDCGVELIPIGVARYRFGPGLGVAWFDAHSDLNTAETSPSGAFHGMVLRSLLGEGDPEFAANPPVEPGRVVLAGTRAFDDAERAVVDRGLVVETADVAAGLAGADKVYVHLDLDVLDPAEFGGLNYPEPGGLTIERLVAMLRGLSGFEVVGAGITECAGTEVRVLEPVLEVLGELLTGKQ